Genomic window (Cyprinus carpio isolate SPL01 chromosome B7, ASM1834038v1, whole genome shotgun sequence):
TCCCCCAACATATTTGAGGCATGTTTCAGTGCATCCATCAACTTGTTCTTGTCCTGGATGAAGAACATAAAAGTTCATAAACAGAGTAAGGGTGCAGCTTTTACACtccaatataaatataattttgttttgttttaatggttaaaagcaAAAAGCATCACACTGCTGTGGATGGATTAACAGTGTTACAGCAACTGTAAACTTGCATGTACTTAACTCACCAGACAGCGTTTCATCTGAAATGACTGAACCTTGACTGCCTGCACAGCTTCATCCAACAGCTTCTCCTGCTCATCCTGAGGTGACTGCTGTGTGGTAGGCTGGAATAAACAGGTGCAGTCAAACAATCAAACTAGAAACTAGcgtcaaaaccttttttttaaatattttctttcaacaTCAATATTATATGTCCTACCAGTCAAAGTTTggatagaaaataaattattaccattttctacattttataaTAGCTTCTacaatagggatgcaccgatgtatTGGCCAATAATCCGTTTCGGCCAATAAAAGCAATTATCTGCACTATAGGTCATCGGCCGATTGTTTAGCAGtggcatatatttatttaatgccatgtcagcatcttagGCATCATGTCAGCATCTTAGGCATTAATGCCTTGTCAGCATCTTAGttcatggcaaaaacaaaaaatacaagtataacaaatacaataaaaatacagcaaacaaacaaacacaagttattatacacaagattttttacattaacatatgaTAAATATTATACTAAACACTTTAAGTGAGTTCACTTCATAAAAGAGTTTTCTACATGCATTAAAAGCTGGacagtccaaaaaaaaatgtgtgagaaagaaagaggaaccTTGCAAGACATGCACTGAACAGGGTCTACACCTTTAAGCAAGAATGCATAAGTCAAGGTCACTGCACACTGTGTCCGAAATTTtcgcatgttaaaaaataaatacgacctcacgtgTCAGTCACGTTTATACACGTGGAAAAGATGACAATacgaaaaaaacagaaaaatgcacGTGAAAattcagtgtgcaaggaccttcaGTCTTGTATGACCTATGTGACATCTGGTAAATACCATTTGATCAAATCTAGTTTTAAAAGATGTGTTTGAAATTTCTGGATGTGTGTaatttcatgtaattaattatttgtacatGTATCCCATTCTTCTTGCcacttatttaatatataacaggTCTGATCTCTGATGGAGGAATTTGACATTTGTTTACTTCCTGATTAAAAGCCTCCTTTGCAGCTGCATCAGCTCGCTCAACTCTTGAAAGCCCAACATGGCCTGGAagccaacaaaaaaataatactacagTATAGAATTGATTCTGTAGATGGGCCACTCTATCAAAGGGTGCTGATTGTTTAAAAACAGCCAATGATCAGGGCCGATTATTTCCTTTCAATCAAAAGGTGTTAGAAACGCATGTCAGACAGTAACCTGcatgaagaaaatgtttcttgtgttgtATGTAGGGCTGTTTTGATGCTCTTAAATGTGACGCTGTAGCAGCTTCAGTTCAAGTAACAGCACAGAGCACGAGTCTCTTCCACTTTAATAGAAGTTATagtgcaaaataaacatgaatgaacatcagaaggtatgttgaAAGATACAAGTACAACTTATGAAAATTAGtcatgtctcatgtaatcactcaatcagtgtttcaaccgaaAGAAAGATGTCACATAATACAGCTTGTGGACAATGTCACAAAGTTACCCACTGTTCACAGTTAGCTATAAAACACACACTAGAGGGAGCTTAATTACTGTTAATTACatatgtatgtttgaataaatctgacaTGAAGACAAGTTTTTATGAAAACTATCTTATGTGCAACTTATTGCAGTTGTAAACAAACGTTTTTATTCGAGTGTGATTGACAGCTCTGAATATAATAGAGTTGTTGATGTTCATTTTAACCTCTAATTCAGCATGAGAGGGTTCCCTGTATAGTTTATAGAATCAGTTGGGAGAGATttcttttttccttaaaaaaacaaactatcgATATCAACATCAGTATCGGCAGATATCATACAGAATAACTGCTTATTGGTAACGGCTGAGAAATTTCATATTTCTTAGCATCTATATTTTATGactaatttaaagcatttaaggTCTTCAGACATTactctttaaatgaaaaaagtaacaaCTGTATGCAAAGTTTTTGACCAAAGTAAATGTATACAATTTCTCATTAATCCACACTGAGATGCCCATATCTCTGGAATTAGCCTAAATAATATTGGGcctaaaaaaataagattataaaataaatgtttgttaagAACAAACATCTAAAATGATGCTAAGACATCATCCATTTCTGAACTGTAGATATTGCCATATACTGCAACAAGGATCACTAAGGTCAACTAATTTTACAAACAGAcctacataaaaataatgttgctgTCTTCTTTCTAAAGTCCTTCTAAAATTTCCTCTCCTGTAATGTGTCTACAAACCTCTGCAAAATTGTCATTTTCAATctttaactttataaatgtctgtactgtcctttttgatcaatttaatgaatccttgctgaatgcttaaaaaaaacttattaattaaacttttgaacagtagtatatatatatatatatggacaccttccctttctttaaaaaaaaatgtttcttgaaatatttaatcacattttagcCTATTTTATGAATATGAAGACAACTAAAAACCACTGTGCgtaattgtaaattaattacaaaaatattgtttaaaaattaaatacagtagGCTACATAACTGAAGTGTCAGGGGTCTGCaggcttgggggggggggggtgacacaCGTAATGACAACATACAGGCACCCCTCTAAAAGACCCATCCTTACCAGGCAGTTCACGTACACTTCAGGTGAATAGCAAATTTAAAGTGTTATGATAAACGGTAAGCATAACAGATTATGGGTTGcttaaaactgaatgaatgaaccaGAGACCAAACATCGCGTATGTTATGCAAGCTAAAAAACACTGCCATTATTCAAATACATGTTAATGCACAGGTAAACAAAGAGCTGCATATAAACGTATGGTAAATgtatgataacaataaaaaacaaataaaacgaTATAAACTGCAAAGAAATAACAAGGCTAATGCTAACAGGATTAGCAATCTAAATTAGCTCCTTTTGTACAAAACTTGTGAATTGTAATGACAGCAAAACATAACGGCTGTAAGTTTACTACATCTGCATGCCAAATGTTAAACCTCTAGTAGAATAAACCCAGACAGAGGAAATAAACGAGAATAATTAAGTGTAACGTTAGGCCTCAGCATCTCAAACGCTTATGCTAACGGCTATCTCCACAAACCCAAAACAGCCCGCCAAGAGATCTCAGTGCCCCTCTGACACCGTCACTGCTGTAATCAACTTAAAGACGAATATAAAACATCCAGCACACGGTCTCAGCATGCGACGGTCTCTTATATCTTACCATGATTACTAGGTGTGTTAGAGGAAACACTGGACGAGCCCTGTGAATGTGTCGAGTCATGTGACTGCGCCGCTGCTGTTCCGCCTCGTGACGAGCAGCACACAAGCCCCGAGAGCTGAAACGATGTACACTCTACATTACgaattaaatttattcatttacaatagTTGTGTCACTACGTCATCCCATTTGTGTGACAAGTGTCATGAAAAACGATTCTCTGCTTAACATGTTACATCGTATACTTCGCTTGGCCTATACAGTATTATTTCATTTGACGAACACTCAAATATTTCACTCCACCGACGTTGGCCACACCCATTTCTTGATCCACCAATGGTAGGTCCGAAGGTTTATATGGGGTGTGACACGTGTTCGTTTTCGCGCGAAACGAGTCTGTGCAATCTTCTTAGAGGATTCCATTGTGTTGTGGTTACAGAGACGATCTGAGCATCTTTACAAATGGATAAAGAGTTATTTCGTAAGCTTGCTTCGAAGATTGGGATAACAGCTGTCAAAGTATTGAGGTAACGTTAACGTTAAGTGTTCCAGTGTCGAGTGATCAGTCGCTTGTTTTGAGAGACAGTGGTTCAATCCGAAGAAACACGTCAGTATAACAACACAGCTAATTCTGGTCATTTATTTTCAGTCAAGCCGAGGAATACATGCGGTTATCCCAAGTGAAATGTGTTGGACTGGGTTCTGTAACAGCCACCAGCAAGGCTATTATCTGCCTTGAGATGGCAGCGACTTCCATGAAATTTCCTCTAGACAAGGCAAGATCCACTTCCCTTACTGCGTTGTGATGTGTagcatatgtatatacatacagtacagacataAACCTTTGAGTATGTTACTATAATTTGTAATACCATATGATGGAGGTATTCATGTGTGCGAGTTTTCTATAAATGTTAAGCCCAGTAGACTTTCTTGTGTTTGCCTATTGATTTTATTTACCCTCCTAACACTTTCCAGTTGTGGCATCACAAGAAAATTTTCATTTCCATCTCATTCTGTATTGAATAAAATAGCTTTCTTTATGGAAATgtattatcattttataaataaatggccTAGCACGGTTATTTTCCAACCCTAATTTTATAGCAATGTTTGTAtcctaaatatacacacataattaGGAAACACTTTTTGCCATCATTTAGACAAAATTACACAATATGTTGTACACATTAACATTTAgtaaaagtttgcttttttttgttgctaTAATTATCCAAATATTCTTTCTACTGGATAGGAGTATGCCATCAAACTGTCTGGACTAAGTCCTAAGGTTTACTCCAGTAATCTGAAGGCTATGGAGTGCATGCTGGGCCTGCAGTCAAACCTGGGTCTCAGAGATCTTGCAGTGCAGTTTGGTTGTTTGGAAGCGGTTAAAGTGGCCTCTCAGATCCTTCAGAGGTGAGTCTTCACATTGCATCAGTGAAATCAATATTAACTGAATGACTTATAAACTTGCATGTATTTGCTCAAGTATGAGACCAGTTTGCCTGCTGCTCAGCAACAAGACCTTGATCTGTCAAAGCCTCTCTTTACCACAGCAGCGCTATATGCAGCATGCAAGTGAGTATAGATTGCTTTGATGTCTCATTGTCATCGAGTCAAATAATGACTGGTTCAAAAAGTACTTGATGGTGGATGATTGTGTCtgataattacataataattttgGTTGGGAGCTCTATTGTCTCTTGAACCTCATTAAGCTCTTCACAGTGTCAATGTGAGGCTATAAGAGGTGTATTGAGTACACATTAATTTggagtttaaaggggtcatattatgtgatttcaagttttcctttctttttggagtgttaaaagctgtttgtgaatagataagatccctaaagttgcaaagactgaagtctcaaacccaaagagatattcttaataaaaatatagactCGTCCACGCtttcctaaaatgcctcgtttaaacacgcccccacatgtttacgtcacgatgtgggaagatttgcataacatcgtccaaatgttcacgcaaagaaagaaggcgtaactttgattctcgctgtagtattgttgctgccaccgttgccatgtcgtggagatgctgtgtttcaatgtgaaagtgaaactactttgtttggccttccaaaagaggacacgattagaaatcagtggttaaattgtattaacaacactgttccagaacagttcaacccaaatattcagatgtgtgcaacgcattttacagaggacaagGACtttttcctgtgagagtagcttACAATGCTGGTGTtgtgacaaataatgctgactcacagcctgtaagtacgttttcatatttaaaggatttgccacttaCTATTCAAAGCGAGTTTTGAGCAGGGTAGAGCAGttttaagcccctttcacactgcgattccggaaaatacacgggtaatgtgtcccggcaattgatCCCGAGTCattagattttgcactttcacactgccagtgattacccggaatatgcgcgtgcgttcacacacaacccgtaaaggtcccgtaaagacacgtgacatcagggtgtgacgtgttatgtacgagtcgaaaacgctaggcacgttaactttcactgaagctggcgaacaatctcagcttcagcgcggaaagtgaggaactaactgatctctgctttattacagtttgcacatatttgtttcgtcgcatacgttgatctgccttcaaaacacccggtaaaagagttgcgcgataacgtgcatcatcactacgacacagcctttacggcattggttctggcttttgtatACAGAGCgcttgttccgggactgaacccggcaatgttactaggtccccgacctgGGATCAGTCCCgggatgtgtttgcattcacacagaaggcgacccggcaatgttccggcaattttccgggtccaacgtgcagtgtgaaaggggttctagttgtttgtcatttcttcaatcacaaatgcagatatggttttatgtatATGCCGcacaatgcaacgcgtaaaaagacagtataagacattataatccataattatatccccactggatgctacaaatgcctcgtttgtaatgggttttactggttttgtctcatcacgctgggagacggcatcacagtatagtgaggggcgtaacatttctgtcacacgcttgaggcattcagccaatcacaacgccctGGATAGCTGGCTAATAAGCATacatctcgcttttcagaacgatgagctttgtaaaaatcaatgcatttcagaaaggtgggacatagaggagaaacaataatatacagtatgtggaaaataactgtttttttaaacgttaaaccacgtaaacacatttcattacaccaaatacaccaaataatatGCTTTTTTACCAAcgtcaaatgacccctttaaattacatttggaaagGTCAGATCTTGGATTGGTTATCACATAGTTGTTAAATTTAGTCATATTTGTTCTGTCTTAAAGATGATACTGCAGACATATGAAATCTTAAGTGTACTGAGCCTGTGTGAGACTATTGTTATCCACCCAGACTCTATTACTGTATGATAATCAACAACTAAATCTCCCAGATGGgtcaaaatattttatgcatgtCAACAAGCCACAGAAATCTCTAAATCTAAACTGCACCTGCTTTACATTCAGTAACTGAAGATGGAAAAATAAATTGGTTCTGTCATTCCTTTTTTGAATGCATGAAAATCAGAACTGACAGGAAATTAGCCTCTTCATCTGGAGCGAAGAAGGGCATCTTTGACCGGCTGTGCACACAGTTTCAGAAATTCGGACAGGAGATCTGCAGTGAGTGTGACTtcttcaaacaaaaatgacacattgCCTAATTAAAGTGAATAAAGGCATTTTTGTAGGAGATCTTGGTCTGGCTTTCATGTTcttcattaaagaaatattacTTCAAAGAGATCTGTCATGAAGAAACACATTTGACTAGCTACAATGGATTCAGACATATCACAATTAGACaatgtatatttgtttgtgtagttCAACATGAAAGAGCAGCGTGTTTCTTCTCAAGTAGTTATTGAAGTTATGATATTAAGCTGACTGATTCGTTCTGTCTCTGTGTACCCTCAGATGAGGCTTCATCTATGGAGAAACCAGTCAAAACTGTTCAAAAGAggcagaagacaatcactgaaaTGCTAGAAACAGGAGAAGATGGTAAAAAAGCCATTTGCTTACCACAGTAAATAATAATGGCAAATTATTATTCTACCTGGAAGAACTTTTTCTGTtcttaagcatgtttttttttatgctgtgggaaaacaaaagttttttttctctcagtaataagactaataaataatatttctagatgtaatatttaataatagaatataTGTTTGATGATAAAAGTAATTGTCTTTGGCTTTTTCAGATGAAAAGCTTTCAACATCCCCTAAGCGAGAGCGGGTTGAGAAGACTGAGGAAGAAGAGACACAAAATTATGAAGAGTGGAAAAGAAAAATtcttgaaaatgcattaaaaccaaAGGCAGTAGATTCTTGAACTCTGTAAGGTTTTatgtttcagatttatttaataatggttCTGCATAATGTCAACAGAACCTTACTTTGAATTGGATTTAATACTCTATTACCAAGAGAAGTAGCCTGCCCCCTTCTGGCTCCTTGTTTAAATTTGTTCCGTTTACATATGGACATTTCCAGAGGAATCGAGGGACTTTTTATTATCCTTTGTTTCATTGCCATTTCTTGGTGCAAATATGGTTACCATGTTATGACAGATTTAATATGCAAAGGTTTACTAATTAAGTTCTTTATTTAGATAATGTTTTCAACATGCTGGATTTTATCGTGGTTCATTTAGTTTgtgttaatgtttgaattgtgGTGTTTAATCTTTCATGATTTGGATGATTATGTCTGGTGACAGTATGACCTCATTGCTCACAGTGTTCTGTGGTAAAATCTCACAGGAGGAgtataatgcattcaaaatcatCTGGATGGGTTTTATCCATTTGTTTCAATAGGAAACTGCTTATCTGCTTCCAGTTTAGTTAGATTTTATTATgactaaaatgtgtatttttgacaatttaattctcttttttttaatgttttgattaaacacTCATTCTCTAAAGGCAACTTGTGACTATCtatattatgctgaaaatacccaATACAATGATTTCTATAGAAGCCCATTTTGTGACCTATGACAGAAATAGCAAAACAGAACTGCTCTATAATTCTGTGCTAATTTTTACAACATATATGGTTATTTTaggaaaattccaggtattttgagtagtaggattataaaaaaaaaaaaagtactaatacaaaattaagtagcctatataaaattgctaaatacttttttacttaagtacataaaaattgAGTACTTTTAGTACTTTCACTAGAGTAAAATGGAacaaggagtacttttactggagtaatattttattatacgtatctgtacttttactcaagtacttgatttgtgtacttcgtccatcACTGATTTTTGTGTACTTGTATGCCAATTGCCATACCAAGCACAGAATATGAATGTGTGCATCCACACAAATGCAATAAATTCTTAGAAAGcacatttttaacattcaaatattcCAGAACAAccagtgaaatgttttaaatgcaaataaaaaaaaaaaaaaaaacataccatgcCAGTTGAGTCTCTTTTTCAGATTTTCTTATTCAGTTCTAATCAACAGGCTAAAGAAAGATTGAAAATATAGGATGAATACAGTTTCTCAACATTAAATCGTCATGCTCTGTGTTTTTTACTCAAATACAATACTGAAGATTGAGAATAAAAACAGCTTcttttacatacaaatataagGCAGTAGTGCCCAAGAAAAATGCCTTCACAGAAGGGACACAAGCTTTTTCATGTGGTTCAAAAGCTCACACCGCAATCCATGCCATACACTCCTGGTGTGAAAGCACGATAAAGAagtgtaaattaaatgcaatGGTGTTCCAAACAAGGTACATTAAGAAAATGTGACACTTTTTAACACAATGTTTTTCCATTGGCTataaacaaagaaagaacatattaaacactttctaaaaagccatttcaaatcttctgacAAGTTCATTTTCCAGTGTGTGATGTCCTCTCAAGCTACAGACACTGCAGGTTAATAGCTAATTTGGAGTACTAACTGATCTGCTCTGCTGAAACCTCTTCAACCTGTTTGCTGCAGCAACCGCATagaaatgtttctgtaaaaacaAAGTTACCATAAGAACAGGATCATATGTTATGCTGGTATATGTGGTACAATTGAGCATTCCATATGTTCTAAATCCATTTAGAATCAAACACATGCACTGACTGGTGATTCCGTACCTTCCACTGACGGTGAGCAGCGAGGTAACGCTGAAGCCTCATCTGAGACTTTAGACGAACTTTGTACATCTTGGCCTTGTCCTCCAGGTTATTTAGCCAACTATGCTTCATGCACCCTGATGCACTCATACGGCTGCTACCATAGAGACCACACGGACACACACATTAAGATCATAAAAACATCCGGTGCTCAAAGAAACAAACAGTTCCATGAAATGCACTATACAGTTCAAACCTTTCTGTGTAATGACTATGACTCACATGGTCactttattacacatttatatatcatattatgtatattacatGTTTTGATTAAAACATCTTTAACATGTTTAGCTAACGTCTCATTTCAATGGCTACGTTGTCTGGAAGTGGCATAGCCAAAGGTCGGCTCTGTCTCATTTCAAAGGCCGGAGGTGGCATTACATCGAGGATATCTAATTTAAGAAAAGTTCTAGCCTAATTATAAAATGTACTATTCCTTGTGAGGTGTAAAttactgaaatacatttatttgctagtgtaattgtttattttcttaaatgaGATATTCTCAATGCTGTAATGCCACCTCCGGCCTTTGAAATGAGACAGAGCCGACCTTTGGCTAGCTGTGCCTGCTCCACAATTGCGGTCTTTGTAAGTCGCTACTTCTTAATAGTAtttacattatttgtatttacagtatttggcCCAAGCTTTTAACAAATGCAAGTTTTACAgagatttatttacacattttgattttcagtactttgcattttaaaataaacttctgttCAGTCTCTAAAAGGCGACACAGTTTATTAGTTTTggtttttctaattaaatgataaaaaagctgttggattttacaaaatacacatagCCTATTCATCTCTGCACCAATTAAATGTGCAATACTTCATATTTTAATACctaattaaatcaatataaattaaCTTGCACACACTGGATAGTTTTCCTCAAAAATCTAGCAATTTTGGGGTACGTGAGTTTCAAAACATGATGAATAATGGGCTACACTTAGCCTCAAATACTTCTCTAAAGCAGTATTAGCAATAGGGTACTTAGCTTTGGCATTTTtcagacctgggacagtcttgcacTCTTAATTTCTGTTGTGTCCACTCGATCAAGTGGATTAGACCACAACAAGTTTGGGAAGTCTCTGTGCTTGTTTGGCTAACTATGCTAATGTTAGTCTAACCGTGCAAACATTTGGCTAACAGAGCCAAAAGACAATCATCTTTATTTGAGCAAGAGGAACAGATTGTGTCCTGAAAGTGACTGAAAGATATATCTGATATACTACATGAGTGCATTTTTACCAGTAGGAAAGACGTAAGTAATCCAGCTGATTATAGCCTACTAGGCCTACATTATCATCATGCCAATAATCCATTAGTATTCATTGGCTGAAAGCATGAATGTACATGGGTGAAATGAATCACACGGCTCGTGTGGGGGGCTGTGATGAGGTCATTAGACAACATTGTCACCACAGATAAAGAGAAGGGAGGATGGCCAGAGTGGGTGTCATGCTGTGTCTAAATGCACCTTGTCAAAGAGCACTGGATCATTAACTATCACTTTTACTGCATAGACTGTGGTAAGATAGTGGGCAAAAGGCAATGTGCCCTCTCATGGCCACCTGCTGTGCCAGCCTGCTATTATCTCATGCCAGCAGAGCAGTACAGCCCTTGTGTGGGAGAGGTAATCTAAGacggagcaacatgagggtgagctccaaacactttaaaatacaccTGGCCATGTTAACGTCACCGGCCAATTACATGTCATTTGTGGCATTTTTGGTGTACAGCACTGTATTTTGAGAtgtttcagttttgatgtcagGATGCATTAAGGGAACCTGAGCAGGTCAAAGTGGGGCAATGATTGAGAGATGCAAGAGAAAAGTGAGGCTCTTAAAGCCACGAGACAGGTGGCCAGAAAGGAGGAAAAATAATAGAAGACAGGCTATACTGAAGTAGGTGCGATAGAAAGCATGACTTATGGTGACTTAAGGTTTTGCACTAGTGGAAtaatgatggatggataaatacCATTTGGCGGGCACAAGAAGGCTGGAAATGAAGTCTTTGGCTTCTTCTGACACGTTCTCAAATGCCTCTGCATCAAAGTCCCAGTTGGCGTGCAGAATGTTGTTCATTGTTTCTGTGTCGTTGTCACCCATGAAGGGAGAAAGACCactcagactgaaaaaaaaagaaatcatgaaGGGAGTGAATAACCTAGAAATCTATTCACCCATAGTTTTAAGCTTATCAAAGTATGACATGAATAAATCGTGCACTTATGCTTTTTACCATTCTGATCTGCTTTGATATATTTTCTTATTGAAGCACTGTGAATATTTTTGGCTTTTCATGATTACTGAATTATGTTTGTATTTCCCtcatttgtctgttttgtttaaatcaccagtttaatgaattaatattgaTACTTACGGTTAAATTTGTTAACAATAAGCAttataacaatgagcaatacttttacagcatttattaaaacaagtttatgttCAATGATATATTATgttagttagttatttagttCCTTTATTGTCCATGATTGGAAAATAAACTCAACATTTCACTTtagcatatacacacatatgtaaaacaaacaagaacCCAGCACGTACAACAAACACTGGGTCATCAACAAAGCCATTTGTAAAAtttcaagttgtataaattaatatttagaaataaataagtaatttataatgaatgaacatgaactaaTATCTGTTATAAATCTGTTAGATACTCAATGATTCCTCCCACACACCTAGATACAatgacgcgcacacacacacacacacacacacacacacacacacacacacacacacacacacacacacacacacacacacactaacacttaCAAGAATACATATACAGGAGTTATCAGAATGATCTTGAA
Coding sequences:
- the LOC109093408 gene encoding origin recognition complex subunit 6-like gives rise to the protein MDKELFRKLASKIGITAVKVLSQAEEYMRLSQVKCVGLGSVTATSKAIICLEMAATSMKFPLDKEYAIKLSGLSPKVYSSNLKAMECMLGLQSNLGLRDLAVQFGCLEAVKVASQILQRYETSLPAAQQQDLDLSKPLFTTAALYAACKCMKIRTDRKLASSSGAKKGIFDRLCTQFQKFGQEICNEASSMEKPVKTVQKRQKTITEMLETGEDDEKLSTSPKRERVEKTEEEETQNYEEWKRKILENALKPKAVDS